The following DNA comes from Gloeocapsa sp. DLM2.Bin57.
CCTAGTATAGGAGCTACTTCTTGACCTCTGAGGTGGAGAAAGATGCGACACACCATATAACGAGTTTTTCCGGTTAGTCTGTTAAAGCGATCGCCTAATAAACCCATCTTTTTTACCTTCAATTACTCTACTGTTGGGTTCAGCATTGTACCCATAAAGAGTATTGTACCTGTTTGACGTTCCCCAATGGCGTAGAAAAAGGGGCGGTTTACCTCCATTATCGGTCCTACTGAAGTGGCACGTACTCCTATTGAAGTTACCGCTGCTGCTTCTGTTCCTTCTTCGTTAACTTCGATAAAGGTTTTGTGTTTAACGTTACTCACGTGGACTGGTTGTGTCGTCATAGCGTCAAAGTCGGCTTGTTCTGCGGAAAATGCGCGTTGCATCCCTAATTCTCTGAGTATATCTCCCATTTCTTGTTCATATTCTCTTTTAAATTTGGGTAAACTTATACTTATTTCTATTGGTCTCATTTGGGCTAACCATTGTTGCCAATTTTCAAGATTTAATAAGCTAATAAATTCATCTAAATTGCTTCCTTCAACAGGTAGAAAGATATACATATTCAGATTTTCTGTTTCTCCATAGGGGAGACTAATTGCTTGAAAATATTCGTTTTGTAAGTAAGCAAAATCACTCATTTGGGACATCATTTCTACACTTACTTCTTGAGCATCTGTGAGGTAAAATTCTCTCTGACTAGTATTTTCGGGATTAAATTGATAAGTCCAATCTCCTTTGAAATAAACCGCATTAATCAGAAATAATATCTCTTGAGGGTCAATACTATCAATAATTTCGCTGATTTTACCCGCTGTATTTTCATTCACCCAATTATTAATGGTTACCACCGCTTCTTGACTACTAAAGTCTAATTCGCTAATTTCAGCGTTATAAAAGGTTTGATTATTGTTTAAAAATTCTGCTTGAAAACTGAAACCTTCTTTTAACCATAAAGAATTGGCGATCGCTAGTTGCACTTGAGGATCAATATTTGTTAGAATCTCTCTGATTGTTTGATTTTGGCTATTGATTGTCTCTAGATCCAAATCTCTAGTATGTAAAACCTCTCTCATCTCTCTAGCGGTTTCTCCTGTAGCACCATTATAGAGCATTGAGAGAGCGAAACTCATACTAGAAGGGGAGATAAAAATATTCTCCTGTTGGTTATATTTCCAGAGTAAAGAGAATACATCAAATCCAAAGCTGTTATTTGCTTTGACTATCTCTTGAGTTGCAGTCATATTTTCTGTTTCTGACATAGTTGGTTGTGGTTGTACGGTTATCCCTACTATAGTTAACAATAGAGATAGTAGAAAAATGATTAGTGGCTTAGTCTTTTTAATCATAGCTATATCTTGAAAAGATTCTTTCATTTTAACTTATTTATGTTCTGGAAAATTCTCAAAATTATCGCTACTCTTAGTATGCTAGTTTCTGTGGCTATCATCATCACTTCTTTTGTTAATAATAGTCTGAATAATTACTACTTCTTTAAAGTGATAACTTTGCTAGCTATTATTGCTTTAGTAAGTCATTTTATTGAAGCTATTATCGCTTTTATTTATACTTATAATAAAGCTGATAACCCTTTAAAATTAGCCATATATACCTTTTTTACGGGGACATTAGGACTCAGGGAAATTTGGCGTGATTATGGTCAAAAGCAGATTAAAACCAACTGAAGATCTCGACTTTCATCAACGCTTCAATTACTCTATTGTTGGGTTCAGCATTGCACCCATAAATATTATTGTACCTGTCTGACGTTCCCCAATGACGTAGAAAAAGGGTCGGTTTACTTTCATCGTCATTGTGGGAGATTCTGTAAAACCTGTACTCACTATTATTGCAGTAACTGCAGCTGCTTTTGTTCCTTCTTCGTTGACTTCGATAAAGGTTTTGTGTTTAACTTTGTTGACATAGACTTCTTCTTTCGTCATAGCGTCAAACTCAGCTTGTATTTCTAAAAATGCGCGTTGCATCCCTAATTCTATGAGTATATTTTCCATGTCCCTGTTATATTCTATTGTAAATTTGGGTAAATATAGATTTACTTTTATTGGTCGCATTTGGGATAGCCATTGTTGCCAGTTTTCGAGATTTAACAAGCCGATGAATTCACCTAAATTGCTTTCTTCAGAAGGAAGAAAGATATACATATTCAGATTTTCTGTTGCTCCATAAGGGAGACTGACTGCTTGAAAATCTTCTGTTTCTAAGTAATAAAATCGACTTTTTTGAGACATCATTTCTACGCTTACTTCTTGACCATTTGTAAGGTAAAATGCTCTCTCGGTTGTTTTTTGGGGATTAAATTGATAAGTCCAATCTCCTTTAAAATAAACCGCATTAATCAGACATAACCTATCGATTGCTTCGTCAATCTCATCAATGATTTTTGTAATTTTACCCGCGGTATTCTCATTCACCCAATTGTTAATGGTTACTACTGCTTCTGGACTACTAAAGTCTAATTCGCTGATTTGAGCGTTATAAAAGGTTTGATTATTACTTAAAAATTCTGCTTGAAAACTGAAATCTTTTTTTAACCATAAAGAATTGGCGATCGCTAGTTGCACTTGAGGATCAATATCTGTTAGAATATCCCTGATTGTTTGATTTTGGCGATTGATCATCTCTAAGTCTAAATCCTTAGTATGTAAAACCTCTCTCATCTCTCTAGCGGTTTCTCCTGTAGCACCATTATAGAGCATTGAGAGAGCGAAACTCATACTAGAAGGGGAGATAAAAATATTCTCCTGTTGGTTATATTTCCAGAGTAAAGAGAATACATCAAATCCAAAGCTGTTATTTGCTTTGACTATCTCTTGAGTTGCAGTCATATTTTCTGTTTCTGACATAGTTGGTTGTGGTTGTCTGGTTATTCTTAATTAGGCAAATTACTATTAATATACATTACTTAGAAACGATTATACGTAAAGATAATTAAAGTAAGTTCTACAGGTTAATTATTTCTTGGCGATCGCCTAATTAATCCTAGGTAACAGAGATTACTTATAAAAGATGTTTACTAACTCTAGATTTAGATTTGAGCAATCCGATTCCCTTTAAACCTTCAGAATATTTAGGAATTACTGTTTGACGATTACCAAAACAACTAGGTCATCAAGATATAATTGATACTATTATTACATTTATCTTTGGTCTGCAAAAATCTGAAATTATCGGAAAGCTTTGGATTATTTAGCGAGGATTAGGATCTATCCAAAAGATAATTTACCTTGATTTGATTACTTGTTTACTCAAGGGATCTGTTATAATCGACTCCAAATCACTAATTAGTTAATGAGTATGTCTAATCTGCGTCAACAGAAATCTCGGGATAAATCAGTAATCGTAGTTGATTTCAGAAAGAATCAAAAAGTTAAAACCATTTCCCAACCGAAACAGTTACCCCTTGAGCTAAAATTATTAATATTTTTACAGAAAAGTTCCTCTATTTGCTCTTTACTATTAGTTACCGCAGCTTTAGCTATATTTGGTTTAACCGTGAGAATTCCGGAAAAGTGGAACACAGAGTATAGAAGGCTGACGACTCTACAACGTCAAGAACGTCAGCTAACTACTACTAATGAAATTCAAAGAAGTGAACTACTCCGACAAAAAGAAAGCCAAAATAATAGTTTAGTCTATCCTACACCAGAACAAGCCTTATTTTTATCTATTTCTCCTCTAGAAAATAATCCAGAGTCAATCACTCAACAGTCTAATCCTGTGGATATGACAATCATTAAAGATTCTCCTTTAGCGTATTAATCTATGAGTTATTTGAAAAAATCTCATCACAAGTCAAGAAAACTAAGATTAGTTTCTAATCATCCTCCCAAACGAATAAAAAAATCTGTAGCAAAAAGAACTTATCCACTCAGATTAAGACTAGTTTGGGGTATATTGCTCGTAGCTATTGTCTTACTTGGGGTGAGGTTATATTATTTACAAATTATACAAGGAGAAGAATTAGCCACAAAAGCTAAACAACAACAATTAACCTCTTTAACTCCTTATACTCCTAGAAGACAAATAGTTGATAGAAATAATAATGTTTTAGCAACAGATGAGTTGCACTATACCTTATATATTCATCCTAAATATTTTAGCGAAACTCCTGAAGAAGTTGCCGAAAAAATAGCGACTATTCTTCCTGAACAAACTCCTAGTGAATTAGTAGAAAAATTCCAAACCAGACCAACAGGTATTAAATTAGTAGATAATTTACCTGAACATGTAGCGGAAGATCTCAAAGCTTTGAGATTGAATGGAATTGATTTAAATCAAGAATATAGAAGGTTTTATCCCCAGGGAAATACCATAGCTGAAGTTGTAGGTTACGTTGATAGAGCACATCAAGGACAAGCGGGAATAGAAAATAGTCAACAACGAATTATTAGCAGTAATATTGCTCCTGATAGATTGACGGTTAGAAGAACAGGAGAAGGTTATATTATTCCTGCAGAAATACCCGCAAATTTCTTAACAGTTGATGATTTAAGGTTACAATTAACCATAGATTTAGGGTTACAAAAAGTAGCCAGAACAGCCCTACAAAAACAAATAAGACGTTATAATGCTAAAAGAGGGACAGTATTAGTAATGGATGCTCAAAATGGAGCACTATTGGCTATGGTGTCTGAACCAACTTACGATCCTAATAATTATAGTAAATATCCCGTAGAATTATTCAGAAATTGGGCTGTTACAGATTTATATGAACCTGGTTCAACCTTTAAATCAATTAATGTGGCGATCGCCCTAGAAATGGGAGTCATTCAACCTGATACGAGGATATACGATGCAGGTAAACTCGAAATAGATGTTTGGGAAGTAAGAAACCATGACTATCAAGAAAAAGGGGCTAATGGTATTCTCAGTATCACCGAGATTCTCGAAAAATCTAGTAATGTGGGTATGATCGAAATCATGAAACGTATCCCCCCCCAAGATTTTTATAGACAACTAGAAAATTTAGGCTTAAAAACTAATGTAGGGGTAGGTTTACCCGGAGATACACCAGGACATCTTAAACCAGAAGTAGAGTTTTTTAGTCACGAAATCGAACCAGCTACCGCTTCTTTTGGTCAAGGTTTGTCTCTAACTCCCTTAAAATTATTACAATTAAATGGGATTTTAGCTAATAATGGTGTGATGGTTACCCCTAGAGTGGTTAATGGTTTAGTAGATAGTCAGGGTAACTTACATTGGCAACCTAACTATAATGAGAAACGGATTTTTTCTCCTACAACCACTCAAGCTGTCTTAAAAATGATGGAAAGTGTGGTAGAAGAAGGTAGTGGCTTTGCAGCACAAGTACCAGGTTATCGCATCGCTGGGAAAACAGGTACTTCTCAAAAAGCCGTACGCGGAGGTTATGATCTTAGTGCAAAAATTACTAGTTTTGTGGGGATTATACCCGTTAGTTCACCTCGATATGTAGTTTTAGCGGTGGTAGATGAACCCAAGGGACATAACACTTTTGGTAGTACAGTAGCAGCGCCAATCGTGGGAGAAGTAATGCAGTCATTAATAGCGATCGAGGGTATTCCTCCCGATGGTGAGTTAGAAACCCCCTAAAAACCATTGTGTACCAGTAAACATATAGTAACTGCCAGTGAGAATTAGTGCTACACTACCTAAGCGGATAATTATCAGAAAAATGGGTTTAAAACCCCCTCCTTGGCAGAGGGCTTTACTTTTTCATTAATCTATGTTAGACTGGTTTAAGCTAAAGGTCAAGCATAAGATGATAGTTGACGAGTTCAAACTCTTTAGCCAAACCTAGCCAATATAAAGCTATTGACGAAGCTATTCCTATAGGTCAATTCATCCAAAACAAGTGTTTACGTTACTGGATGGATAATAAAGGTGTTAACAAATATGACCTATAAAAGTAAGTAGGCAACGTAAAGAGCACGCAAAAAGACTAGCGCGCTGCGTAATCCTGTCTAATGATTTGGTAGCCTATGAAGATTTAAAAGTGCGTAATCTGGTTAGAAATCATAAACTAGCTAAATCTATTAATGATGCAGGATGGTATCAATTTAGAGTTTGGTTAGAATATTTTGGGACTAAGTTTGGTAAAATAACTGTAGCAATGATGCCACATTTTACAAGCCAAAACTGTTCTAATTGTGGAGAAAAGGTAGAAAAAAGTCTATCTACTAGAACTCATAAATGTCCTCATTGTAAATATATCGCTGATCGTGATGAAAACGCTGCTATCAATATATTACAAAGAGGATTAAGTACGGTGGGGCACATCGGAACTAACGCTTGGGGAGAGGAGACCCCTACTCTGGTTGAAGCAATTCTGTCA
Coding sequences within:
- a CDS encoding serpin family protein translates to MIKKTKPLIIFLLSLLLTIVGITVQPQPTMSETENMTATQEIVKANNSFGFDVFSLLWKYNQQENIFISPSSMSFALSMLYNGATGETAREMREVLHTRDLDLETINSQNQTIREILTNIDPQVQLAIANSLWLKEGFSFQAEFLNNNQTFYNAEISELDFSSQEAVVTINNWVNENTAGKISEIIDSIDPQEILFLINAVYFKGDWTYQFNPENTSQREFYLTDAQEVSVEMMSQMSDFAYLQNEYFQAISLPYGETENLNMYIFLPVEGSNLDEFISLLNLENWQQWLAQMRPIEISISLPKFKREYEQEMGDILRELGMQRAFSAEQADFDAMTTQPVHVSNVKHKTFIEVNEEGTEAAAVTSIGVRATSVGPIMEVNRPFFYAIGERQTGTILFMGTMLNPTVE
- a CDS encoding serpin family protein: MSETENMTATQEIVKANNSFGFDVFSLLWKYNQQENIFISPSSMSFALSMLYNGATGETAREMREVLHTKDLDLEMINRQNQTIRDILTDIDPQVQLAIANSLWLKKDFSFQAEFLSNNQTFYNAQISELDFSSPEAVVTINNWVNENTAGKITKIIDEIDEAIDRLCLINAVYFKGDWTYQFNPQKTTERAFYLTNGQEVSVEMMSQKSRFYYLETEDFQAVSLPYGATENLNMYIFLPSEESNLGEFIGLLNLENWQQWLSQMRPIKVNLYLPKFTIEYNRDMENILIELGMQRAFLEIQAEFDAMTKEEVYVNKVKHKTFIEVNEEGTKAAAVTAIIVSTGFTESPTMTMKVNRPFFYVIGERQTGTIIFMGAMLNPTIE
- a CDS encoding penicillin-binding protein 2 — protein: MSYLKKSHHKSRKLRLVSNHPPKRIKKSVAKRTYPLRLRLVWGILLVAIVLLGVRLYYLQIIQGEELATKAKQQQLTSLTPYTPRRQIVDRNNNVLATDELHYTLYIHPKYFSETPEEVAEKIATILPEQTPSELVEKFQTRPTGIKLVDNLPEHVAEDLKALRLNGIDLNQEYRRFYPQGNTIAEVVGYVDRAHQGQAGIENSQQRIISSNIAPDRLTVRRTGEGYIIPAEIPANFLTVDDLRLQLTIDLGLQKVARTALQKQIRRYNAKRGTVLVMDAQNGALLAMVSEPTYDPNNYSKYPVELFRNWAVTDLYEPGSTFKSINVAIALEMGVIQPDTRIYDAGKLEIDVWEVRNHDYQEKGANGILSITEILEKSSNVGMIEIMKRIPPQDFYRQLENLGLKTNVGVGLPGDTPGHLKPEVEFFSHEIEPATASFGQGLSLTPLKLLQLNGILANNGVMVTPRVVNGLVDSQGNLHWQPNYNEKRIFSPTTTQAVLKMMESVVEEGSGFAAQVPGYRIAGKTGTSQKAVRGGYDLSAKITSFVGIIPVSSPRYVVLAVVDEPKGHNTFGSTVAAPIVGEVMQSLIAIEGIPPDGELETP